One genomic region from Panthera tigris isolate Pti1 chromosome D1, P.tigris_Pti1_mat1.1, whole genome shotgun sequence encodes:
- the TMEM126B gene encoding complex I assembly factor TMEM126B, mitochondrial isoform X2: MQDIRMATYTHGQPSVSLGDEKFRRPMVIEIIEKKMEYLRKEKTLNVYGTVFFGTAASLSGMLANFIFRHCFKVKHDALKTYASVTTLPFLSTVVAYKFLVTDALYLGNISQENCVLRSSLVGIVCGVLYPTGLAFSKTGRLAVKYHTVPLPPKGRVLLYWLMLCQTEVKAMMIPLVFQTVFGIFNGLRHYAIFESTLEKTVRDD, encoded by the exons GACATCAGAATGGCAACATACACACATGGTCAGCCCAGTGTTTCTCTAGGAGATGAAAAATTCAGAAGACCCATGGTCATCgaaatcatagaaaaaaaaatggagtatcttagaaaagaaaa GACTTTAAATGTGTATGGCACAGTGTTCTTTGGAACAGCAGCTAGTCTCTCTGGAATGTTGGCGAACTTCATTTTCAGACACTGCTTCAAGGTTAAACATGATGCTTTGAAGACATATGCATCAGTGACTACACTTCCGTTTTTGTCTACTGTAGTCGCTTATAAGTTCCTTGTAACAGATGCTTTGTATTTGg gCAATATAAGCCAGGAAAATTGTGTTCTGAGGAGTTCACTGGTTGGCATAGTATGTGGTGTTTTATATCCCACTGGTTTGGCTTTTTCTAAAACTGGACGCCTGGCAGTCAA gtaTCATACTGTTCCATTGCCACCAAAAGGAAGGGTTTTACTTTACTGGTTGATGCTTTGTCAAACAGAGGTAAAAGCAATGATGATTCCTCTGGTCTTTCAGACAGTCTTTGGAATATTTAATGGTCTACGGCATTATGCAATATTTGAAAGTACACTTGAGAAAACTGTACGTGATGATTAA
- the TMEM126B gene encoding complex I assembly factor TMEM126B, mitochondrial isoform X3: protein MATYTHGQPSVSLGDEKFRRPMVIEIIEKKMEYLRKEKTLNVYGTVFFGTAASLSGMLANFIFRHCFKVKHDALKTYASVTTLPFLSTVVAYKFLVTDALYLGNISQENCVLRSSLVGIVCGVLYPTGLAFSKTGRLAVKYHTVPLPPKGRVLLYWLMLCQTEVKAMMIPLVFQTVFGIFNGLRHYAIFESTLEKTVRDD, encoded by the exons ATGGCAACATACACACATGGTCAGCCCAGTGTTTCTCTAGGAGATGAAAAATTCAGAAGACCCATGGTCATCgaaatcatagaaaaaaaaatggagtatcttagaaaagaaaa GACTTTAAATGTGTATGGCACAGTGTTCTTTGGAACAGCAGCTAGTCTCTCTGGAATGTTGGCGAACTTCATTTTCAGACACTGCTTCAAGGTTAAACATGATGCTTTGAAGACATATGCATCAGTGACTACACTTCCGTTTTTGTCTACTGTAGTCGCTTATAAGTTCCTTGTAACAGATGCTTTGTATTTGg gCAATATAAGCCAGGAAAATTGTGTTCTGAGGAGTTCACTGGTTGGCATAGTATGTGGTGTTTTATATCCCACTGGTTTGGCTTTTTCTAAAACTGGACGCCTGGCAGTCAA gtaTCATACTGTTCCATTGCCACCAAAAGGAAGGGTTTTACTTTACTGGTTGATGCTTTGTCAAACAGAGGTAAAAGCAATGATGATTCCTCTGGTCTTTCAGACAGTCTTTGGAATATTTAATGGTCTACGGCATTATGCAATATTTGAAAGTACACTTGAGAAAACTGTACGTGATGATTAA